From Bacteroidales bacterium, one genomic window encodes:
- a CDS encoding 5'-nucleotidase, lipoprotein e(P4) family, with protein MNKWFFLIVIASLVLSCRVKVIKETQVVRDTIYITRYKPVIGVNDALLMSVLWFQTSGEYKALCYQAYNVARWALDEAIKKNPGKTNLAVVFDIDETLLDNSPYEAKTILEGIKYPEGWRDWVLQAKAAAIPGAVAFANYARERGVHVFYISNRAEEEREATKQNLLAQGFPFQGEDHLLLKKTTSSKEDRRKQVAASYEIVLLIGDNLIDFSGLYDKKSCEERNQQVVIDQNLFGTKFIVLPNPMYGDWEGCLYNYNYNLKPAEIDSVRKSKLISY; from the coding sequence ATGAATAAGTGGTTTTTTTTAATAGTAATAGCTTCTTTAGTGCTCTCATGTAGAGTGAAGGTAATCAAAGAAACTCAAGTTGTACGCGACACCATCTACATAACACGATATAAACCTGTCATAGGTGTTAATGATGCATTACTCATGAGTGTTCTTTGGTTTCAAACGTCTGGTGAATATAAAGCCCTTTGTTATCAGGCTTATAATGTTGCACGATGGGCGCTTGACGAGGCTATCAAAAAAAATCCTGGCAAAACAAATCTTGCGGTTGTATTCGACATTGATGAAACGTTATTAGATAACAGTCCTTATGAAGCTAAGACTATCCTCGAAGGAATCAAATATCCAGAAGGATGGAGAGATTGGGTTTTACAGGCAAAGGCTGCAGCGATTCCAGGTGCTGTGGCTTTTGCAAATTATGCTCGCGAAAGGGGCGTTCATGTATTTTACATTTCCAACCGAGCAGAAGAGGAAAGAGAAGCAACAAAACAAAATTTGTTAGCTCAAGGTTTTCCATTTCAGGGTGAAGATCACCTATTGTTAAAAAAGACAACTTCGAGCAAAGAAGATAGGAGAAAACAAGTAGCAGCTTCTTATGAGATTGTTTTGCTCATAGGTGATAATCTTATTGATTTTAGTGGTTTGTACGATAAAAAGTCCTGTGAAGAGCGAAATCAGCAAGTAGTTATTGATCAAAATTTGTTTGGTACTAAGTTTATTGTGTTGCCTAACCCTATGTATGGTGATTGGGAGGGTTGCTTGTATAACTATAATTATAATCTGAAACCTGCAGAGATAGATTCTGTAAGAAAATCAAAATTAATTTCTTACTAG
- the nifJ gene encoding pyruvate:ferredoxin (flavodoxin) oxidoreductase — translation MRQKRFITCDGNYAASYVSYMFSEVAAIYPITPSSNMAENVDEWAAEGKKNIFGNIVKVVEMQSEAGAAGAVHGSLQSGVLTTTYTASQGLLLMIPNMYKIAGELLPGVFHVSARAVAAQALSIFGDHSDVMTCRMTGFAMLATGSVQEIMDIGPVAHLAAIKSRVPFLHFFDGFRTSHEIQKVEYFVEDDLRNLIDWNALEAFRNRALNSEHPVTRGTAQNPDIYFQTREVANPFYERVPDIVEEYMQEITKLTGREYHPFTYYGAPDAEYVIVAMGSVNDTIRATVDYLISKGEKVGSIAVHLYRPFSKKYFLRVMPSTVKRIAVLDRTKEHGSEGEPLYLDVKSVFYGIQNAPLIVGGRYGLSSKDTTPSQIISVFLNLKQSEPKNRFTIGIIDDVTFTSLPQLEEIDICDKSVYQAKFYGIGSDGTVGANKNSIKIIGDNTDKYCQAYFAYDSKKSGGFTVSHLRFGDKPIRAPYLVSTPDFVACHVPSYLGKYNMLKGIKEGGTFLLNTIWSIEETIRRLPNSVKKTLAKNKIKFYVINATAIAEELGLGNRINTIMQSAFFKVTNIIPYELAVAEMKEAVEKTYGKKGDEILQMNFAAIDRGGEVIEVPVQPEWIHLPDDPIFEDPAKPDFVLKIADVMNRQEGDSLPVSAFVGREDGTFPPGTTKYEKRGIAVFVPKWIHENCIQCNQCAYVCPHAAIRPFLLTEEEVANLPFKLQTIQGLGALKQYQYRIQVSVLDCTGCGVCINTCPAKEKALVFSPLDEQIHEADHFKYLDEKIGYKDYVVDKFKTVRNSQFAQPLFEFSGACAGCGETPYIKLITQLYGERMIVANATGCSSIYGGSAPSTPYTFNYKSRKGVAWANSLFEDNAEYGFGIALGYRKMRENLAKRMTEALPSLDEEFREACQNWLNTFHQGELSVPASQKLLEVARKRDGKIAEEIIAFEDYLIKKSVWIIGGDGWAYDIGYGGLDHVIASGEDVNILVLDTEVYSNTGGQSSKASPLAAVAKFAAAGKRMIKKDLGLMAMTYGYVYVAQVAMGADQNQFFKAVQEAEQYPGPSLIIAYSTCINHGLRYGMSKAQEQQKLAVEAGYWFLYRYNPLLEKEGKNPFQLDSKEPDWSKFQSFLQSEVRFTALAKTFPKEASELFIAAEEAARKKYQKLRRLAEAY, via the coding sequence ATGAGACAAAAAAGATTTATTACATGTGACGGCAATTATGCTGCTTCATATGTATCGTATATGTTCAGCGAAGTGGCTGCCATATATCCTATTACACCTTCCAGCAACATGGCAGAAAATGTGGATGAATGGGCTGCAGAAGGAAAGAAAAATATTTTTGGTAATATTGTGAAAGTAGTTGAAATGCAAAGCGAAGCAGGGGCAGCTGGAGCTGTGCATGGAAGTTTGCAAAGCGGTGTGCTGACAACTACTTATACAGCTTCTCAAGGGCTGCTACTTATGATTCCAAACATGTACAAAATTGCTGGTGAGCTATTACCTGGTGTTTTTCATGTTTCTGCTCGTGCTGTTGCGGCTCAAGCTCTTTCTATTTTTGGTGATCATAGCGACGTGATGACTTGTCGAATGACCGGTTTTGCTATGCTTGCAACCGGAAGTGTTCAGGAAATTATGGATATAGGTCCTGTAGCTCACCTTGCAGCCATTAAATCGAGAGTGCCTTTTCTTCATTTTTTTGATGGTTTCCGTACTTCTCATGAAATACAAAAAGTTGAATATTTTGTAGAAGATGATTTAAGAAATTTGATCGATTGGAATGCCCTTGAAGCATTCAGAAATAGGGCTCTTAATTCGGAACATCCTGTAACACGCGGAACAGCTCAGAATCCAGATATTTATTTTCAGACTCGTGAAGTAGCCAATCCATTTTATGAACGCGTACCTGACATTGTGGAAGAGTATATGCAGGAAATTACAAAATTAACTGGTAGGGAATATCATCCTTTTACTTATTATGGAGCTCCAGATGCTGAATACGTCATTGTAGCCATGGGATCTGTTAATGATACTATTCGTGCTACAGTAGATTATTTAATCAGTAAGGGTGAAAAAGTGGGTTCAATAGCAGTTCATCTATATAGACCTTTTAGCAAAAAGTATTTCTTACGTGTGATGCCATCTACAGTAAAGAGAATTGCAGTTCTTGACCGTACCAAGGAGCATGGTTCAGAGGGTGAACCTCTTTACTTGGATGTGAAAAGTGTTTTTTATGGAATACAAAATGCTCCCCTTATCGTAGGAGGTAGATATGGATTAAGTTCCAAGGATACTACTCCTTCCCAGATTATATCGGTGTTTTTAAATCTCAAGCAATCCGAACCAAAAAATAGATTCACTATAGGCATCATAGATGACGTGACATTCACTTCTCTTCCCCAATTAGAGGAAATTGATATTTGCGATAAGTCTGTATATCAAGCAAAATTTTATGGTATTGGGTCAGATGGAACGGTGGGTGCCAACAAGAATTCTATCAAGATCATAGGAGATAATACAGATAAATATTGTCAAGCTTATTTTGCTTATGATTCTAAGAAATCTGGTGGTTTTACTGTCTCACACTTGCGCTTTGGTGACAAGCCAATCCGAGCTCCCTATCTAGTATCCACCCCTGATTTTGTAGCATGTCACGTGCCGTCCTATCTGGGTAAATACAACATGCTTAAAGGAATTAAAGAAGGAGGTACGTTTTTATTAAATACCATATGGAGTATCGAGGAAACAATTCGTCGTCTACCTAATTCAGTTAAAAAGACATTAGCAAAGAACAAAATAAAATTTTACGTTATTAATGCTACGGCTATTGCTGAAGAATTAGGACTTGGAAATCGGATCAACACTATCATGCAATCAGCTTTCTTTAAAGTCACTAATATTATTCCTTATGAATTAGCTGTGGCAGAAATGAAGGAAGCTGTTGAAAAAACATACGGTAAAAAAGGAGATGAAATTCTTCAGATGAACTTTGCTGCCATTGATCGTGGAGGAGAAGTAATCGAAGTCCCAGTACAGCCTGAATGGATTCATCTTCCAGATGATCCTATCTTTGAAGACCCAGCAAAACCTGATTTTGTTTTAAAAATTGCTGATGTAATGAATCGGCAGGAAGGAGATAGTTTGCCAGTCTCTGCTTTTGTTGGACGTGAAGACGGAACTTTCCCACCTGGCACCACTAAATATGAGAAACGCGGTATAGCTGTTTTTGTACCAAAATGGATACATGAAAACTGTATTCAATGTAATCAATGTGCATATGTTTGCCCTCATGCTGCTATTAGACCTTTTTTATTGACAGAAGAAGAAGTTGCCAATTTACCATTTAAACTACAAACTATCCAAGGTTTAGGTGCTCTGAAGCAATATCAGTATCGAATTCAGGTTAGCGTCTTGGATTGCACAGGATGTGGCGTTTGCATCAACACCTGTCCAGCTAAGGAAAAAGCTCTTGTTTTCAGCCCGTTGGATGAACAAATACATGAGGCAGATCATTTCAAGTATCTGGACGAAAAAATTGGGTACAAGGATTATGTGGTAGATAAGTTTAAAACAGTTCGAAATAGTCAGTTTGCTCAACCCTTGTTTGAATTTTCCGGTGCTTGTGCAGGATGTGGAGAAACTCCATATATTAAACTAATTACACAATTGTACGGTGAACGTATGATAGTAGCCAACGCAACAGGTTGTTCCTCTATTTATGGTGGATCTGCACCTTCCACTCCTTATACGTTTAACTACAAGAGTAGGAAAGGGGTTGCTTGGGCAAACAGTTTGTTTGAAGATAATGCTGAATATGGTTTTGGAATTGCATTGGGTTATAGAAAGATGAGAGAAAATCTGGCAAAACGTATGACTGAAGCTTTGCCTTCGCTGGATGAGGAGTTTAGAGAAGCTTGTCAAAACTGGTTAAACACCTTCCATCAAGGTGAATTATCAGTACCTGCTTCGCAAAAATTACTGGAAGTTGCCCGAAAGCGGGACGGGAAAATAGCGGAGGAGATCATTGCGTTTGAAGACTATTTGATTAAAAAATCTGTCTGGATTATAGGTGGTGATGGTTGGGCATATGACATAGGTTATGGTGGATTAGATCATGTGATTGCTAGTGGAGAAGATGTGAATATACTGGTGTTGGATACGGAAGTATATTCTAATACAGGTGGTCAATCATCCAAAGCTTCACCTCTTGCAGCAGTAGCAAAGTTTGCTGCAGCTGGTAAAAGAATGATTAAAAAAGATCTTGGCTTGATGGCAATGACATATGGTTATGTTTACGTTGCCCAGGTTGCTATGGGGGCTGACCAAAATCAGTTTTTTAAAGCAGTTCAAGAAGCAGAACAATACCCGGGTCCTTCTCTGATTATTGCTTATTCAACTTGTATTAATCATGGGTTGCGATATGGAATGAGTAAAGCTCAGGAGCAACAAAAATTAGCTGTTGAGGCAGGCTATTGGTTTTTATATAGATATAATCCACTCCTGGAAAAAGAAGGTAAAAACCCTTTTCAATTAGATAGCAAAGAACCAGACTGGTCGAAATTTCAATCATTTTTACAAAGCGAAGTAAGATTCACTGCTTTGGCAAAAACTTTTCCTAAGGAAGCATCAGAATTGTTTATTGCAGCAGAAGAAGCTGCTAGAAAGAAATACCAAAAATTACGTCGTTTAGCAGAAGCATATTGA
- a CDS encoding inorganic phosphate transporter, producing the protein MSFYLLAVIALMLIAILDLTVGVANDAVNFLAPAHGSRIARFKTLLFAASLGVLIGALFSGGMLDVARSGAFHPEKFSFHEIILIYFAVVVVDIILLDLFNTAGLPTSTTVSLVFELVGAGFTMALIKLHQTGSSFAEITTYVNEDKTLAMFSAILISVPLAFVTGWIIQYFSRIIFTFLYDKKIVIGAFFSGISVAFISYFIFVKGLKNAFFLTPDVKAWILDNLWYLGFGLVLLVMLSLIFIRSIRPNFNIYKPAVLYGTFAVAMAFAGNDLVNFIGPSVSAFESYLYFSESGLSPDECKMDILLHAQNDYLPYILVLAGVIMMVTLWVNKKLLNVLETSTHLSDQEEVGVEKFQANAFSRSVIRFFIILGKFFNNLIPSSVRRWIDSRFVRDHMPATEANFDSIRALITTMVGSSLIALGTSLKLPLSTTYVTFMVAMGAALGDRAWSQETAVYRVSGVFSVIGGWFLTAFLAFIFTSIVVLFLYYTEWIGMLAMLFLVGFVLIRTKFIYKEISEKKENDKELIKRSRNANTVEFVQLLRGHMFSLVDSMKEIFHDIRSGIVTEKMKSFKQARKKFKVLDKRSELFINAVNLHISENPQIEQEEVFLNVATIQREITVSLGFILNALYKHFDNHHKNFSRAQIEDINLIISKFDELFSLFEKFLSSSFSNELSDNFSYKLTEISRILEEVKRKQLDRVKKKNASSRTNLLFFNNLSEYENIVRLLTNLAMCRTKMSQYF; encoded by the coding sequence ATGAGTTTTTACTTATTGGCGGTAATTGCTTTAATGCTAATTGCAATTCTTGATTTAACTGTAGGTGTTGCTAATGATGCTGTAAATTTTCTGGCACCAGCTCACGGATCAAGGATTGCTCGTTTCAAAACTCTGCTTTTTGCGGCTTCATTGGGTGTTTTGATAGGAGCTTTGTTTTCTGGTGGTATGTTAGATGTTGCTCGTTCTGGTGCTTTTCATCCAGAAAAATTCTCTTTTCATGAGATTATTCTGATTTATTTTGCTGTTGTCGTTGTCGACATTATTTTGCTAGATTTGTTTAATACTGCAGGATTACCAACATCTACAACTGTCTCTCTTGTTTTTGAACTTGTGGGAGCTGGTTTCACCATGGCTTTGATCAAGCTTCATCAAACCGGCTCATCATTTGCTGAAATCACAACTTATGTCAATGAGGATAAAACTTTGGCTATGTTTTCTGCCATTTTGATTTCTGTTCCTCTTGCTTTTGTGACTGGATGGATAATTCAGTACTTTTCGAGAATTATCTTCACTTTTTTATATGATAAGAAAATAGTAATTGGAGCTTTTTTTTCTGGTATATCGGTGGCTTTCATTTCCTATTTCATCTTTGTGAAGGGATTGAAAAACGCCTTTTTTCTGACTCCAGATGTGAAAGCATGGATTTTAGACAATCTCTGGTATTTGGGTTTTGGGCTTGTTCTGCTTGTCATGCTAAGTTTGATTTTTATTCGTTCTATAAGACCAAATTTTAATATATATAAGCCGGCAGTTTTGTACGGAACATTTGCTGTTGCTATGGCATTTGCCGGAAATGATCTTGTGAATTTTATTGGCCCTTCAGTATCTGCTTTCGAATCTTATCTTTATTTTTCAGAAAGTGGACTTTCTCCGGATGAATGTAAAATGGATATTCTTTTACATGCTCAAAATGATTATTTACCCTACATTCTAGTATTAGCAGGGGTTATTATGATGGTTACGTTATGGGTAAATAAAAAATTATTAAATGTCTTGGAAACATCTACTCATTTAAGTGATCAAGAGGAAGTGGGTGTTGAGAAGTTTCAGGCCAATGCTTTTTCTCGATCAGTTATTCGTTTTTTCATTATTCTAGGAAAGTTTTTTAATAATTTAATACCCTCCTCTGTACGTCGATGGATCGATAGTCGATTTGTGCGCGATCATATGCCTGCGACAGAAGCTAATTTTGATTCCATTCGTGCTCTAATTACTACGATGGTGGGTAGTAGTCTGATTGCTTTGGGAACGTCTTTAAAACTTCCTTTGTCGACTACATATGTCACATTTATGGTGGCCATGGGTGCTGCATTGGGAGATAGAGCATGGAGCCAGGAAACAGCTGTTTACAGAGTCAGTGGTGTATTTTCGGTCATTGGAGGTTGGTTTCTAACTGCGTTTTTGGCGTTTATTTTCACCAGCATTGTAGTTCTTTTCTTGTATTATACCGAATGGATAGGTATGCTTGCCATGCTTTTTTTGGTGGGTTTTGTATTAATCCGAACCAAATTTATCTACAAAGAAATTTCTGAGAAAAAAGAAAATGACAAAGAATTAATTAAAAGATCTCGAAATGCCAACACTGTTGAATTTGTTCAACTTTTGCGAGGTCATATGTTTTCCCTCGTTGATTCAATGAAGGAAATATTCCATGACATCCGCTCGGGTATTGTAACAGAAAAAATGAAATCCTTCAAACAAGCTAGAAAAAAATTTAAAGTTTTAGATAAAAGAAGTGAGCTTTTCATAAATGCTGTAAACCTCCATATCTCAGAAAATCCTCAAATAGAGCAAGAAGAGGTTTTTCTCAATGTAGCCACAATACAAAGGGAAATTACTGTATCACTTGGTTTTATCTTAAATGCTCTTTATAAACACTTTGATAACCATCATAAGAATTTTTCTCGTGCTCAGATTGAAGATATTAATCTTATCATTTCAAAATTCGACGAATTGTTTAGTTTATTTGAGAAGTTTTTAAGTAGTTCCTTTTCTAATGAATTGTCAGATAATTTTTCTTACAAGCTTACGGAAATAAGCAGAATTTTAGAAGAAGTTAAACGAAAGCAATTGGATAGAGTTAAAAAGAAGAATGCTAGTTCACGGACCAATTTATTGTTTTTCAACAATTTGAGTGAATATGAAAACATCGTTAGATTGCTGACCAATTTGGCTATGTGCAGGACAAAAATGAGCCAATACTTTTGA
- the metK gene encoding methionine adenosyltransferase produces the protein MSYFFTSESVSEGHPDKVADQISDALLDEFLRQDPNSKVACETLVTTGLVVLAGEVRTEAWVDHMEVVREVIKKIGYTKPEYRFDYNSCGIISSIHEQSEDIRRGVEKQDPYEQGAGDQGMMFGYACREMDNYMPISIEIAHLLVQRLADIRREGHVMTYLRPDAKSQVTLEYADDGTPLKIDTIVVSTQHDEFGSEETMQKVIIEDIKKHLIPRVFESSDVPLRVRNLLKNDFKLFVNPTGKFVIGGPHGDTGLTGRKIIVDTYGGHGAHGGGAFSGKDPSKVDRSGAYAMRYIAKNAVAAGLADKILVQIAYAIGVSKPVGFYVNTYGTAKVKMSDQEIANKLLNIMDLRPYAIIKKFNLQNPIYLPTAAYGHFGREPFRKKVEVSPLHSDAQREVIDGKERYYKEVWFFPWEKEDLVPAIREEFKL, from the coding sequence ATGAGTTACTTTTTTACTTCAGAATCAGTTTCCGAGGGACATCCTGATAAAGTTGCCGATCAAATATCCGATGCTTTGCTGGATGAGTTTCTTAGACAAGATCCAAACTCAAAAGTGGCGTGTGAGACATTAGTTACAACGGGGCTTGTAGTGCTTGCTGGAGAGGTTAGAACCGAAGCATGGGTAGATCACATGGAAGTTGTAAGAGAGGTTATTAAAAAAATAGGATACACTAAACCTGAATACAGATTTGACTATAATTCATGTGGAATTATATCATCTATTCATGAACAGTCTGAAGACATACGCAGGGGAGTCGAAAAGCAGGATCCTTACGAGCAAGGTGCTGGGGATCAAGGGATGATGTTTGGTTACGCATGTCGAGAAATGGATAATTACATGCCAATCAGTATTGAGATTGCCCACTTGCTTGTGCAGAGATTGGCAGATATTAGACGTGAAGGTCATGTGATGACTTACTTAAGACCCGATGCAAAATCTCAAGTAACACTTGAGTATGCTGATGATGGAACTCCTTTAAAAATTGACACTATTGTAGTATCTACCCAGCATGATGAATTTGGTTCCGAAGAAACCATGCAAAAGGTTATTATAGAAGACATAAAAAAACACCTTATTCCTCGAGTTTTCGAATCGAGTGATGTGCCTTTAAGGGTTAGGAATCTTTTAAAGAATGATTTCAAATTGTTTGTTAATCCCACTGGTAAATTTGTTATAGGTGGACCTCATGGTGATACAGGTTTAACTGGGAGAAAAATTATTGTTGACACTTATGGCGGACATGGAGCTCATGGTGGAGGTGCTTTTAGTGGCAAAGACCCCTCTAAAGTAGATCGTTCTGGAGCTTATGCCATGCGTTATATTGCAAAAAATGCTGTGGCTGCAGGACTGGCAGATAAGATTCTTGTGCAGATTGCTTATGCCATTGGTGTATCCAAACCTGTTGGATTTTATGTAAATACTTACGGAACAGCTAAAGTAAAAATGAGCGATCAAGAGATTGCTAATAAACTGCTAAATATCATGGATTTAAGACCATATGCCATCATCAAGAAATTCAATTTACAGAATCCTATTTATTTACCTACAGCTGCTTATGGGCATTTTGGTCGTGAACCTTTTAGAAAAAAAGTTGAAGTTTCTCCTTTACATAGTGATGCTCAGAGAGAAGTGATTGATGGCAAGGAACGTTACTATAAAGAAGTATGGTTTTTCCCGTGGGAAAAAGAAGATTTAGTACCAGCGATTCGTGAAGAATTTAAACTTTGA